From the Musa acuminata AAA Group cultivar baxijiao chromosome BXJ1-2, Cavendish_Baxijiao_AAA, whole genome shotgun sequence genome, one window contains:
- the LOC103972360 gene encoding uncharacterized protein LOC103972360: MSLRRGVRGERERETAMMPLSPFALLSILAVCSPLLALDAAAAAAASPRCKAWLVQSIPTNMPLLPRVPGVLSTGEVMRWLAGNATERLDIIAQYWQLLAQPGNPISGDYGYSAVDMKKFGADEGRAVYTSLEDAADRNVSLRIIQHSGFSPDFDQESADLASGRSNVQNVTLLLGDWWGSGIVHAKVWISDGKDMYIGSANNDWKSLTQVKEVGIYLVGCPDIARRLEIYFNNLWTLSSLNSTAYTKNVWDKQWQAKRKMPCWSHFIRKKERCRSPLPLSVEIPHVNGYPALSDPFMFHIPFETPGTNFSSTSHHSSYLSFAPPELSFGKFQADEQGWVETIKSVRFGGIVRISTMDWLGQSQYLKQTVYWPSLSSAISEVIFSKHATVNILVAYWTHFIESTDQYLKSLLYSNVLCLSSKRNHCRGQVNIKYYKVPGYDKTGAALSKKNATGSVYPGYTRVNHGKYAVSDVRAHIGTSNLIWDYFYTTAGVSFGTYHPALVGQLQEIFDADWNSPYAVPVEPLLSSY, encoded by the exons ATGAGTCTTAGACGTGGAgttagaggagagagagagagagagaccgcgaTGATGCCCTTATCACCCTTCGCCCTCCTCTCCATCCTCGCGGTCTGCTCGCCTCTTCTCGCCctcgacgccgccgccgccgccgccgcttctcCTCGATGCAAGGCGTGGCTCGTCCAGTCGATCCCCACCAACATGCCCCTCCTCCCCCGCGTCCCCGGCGTGCTCTCCACTG GGGAGGTGATGCGGTGGCTGGCGGGGAACGCCACCGAGAGGTTGGATATAATCGCGCAGTATTGGCAGCTTCTGGCGCAACCCGGCAATCCCATATCGGGGGATTATGGATACTCGGCGGTGGACATGAAGAAGTTCGGAGCGGATGAAGGGCGTGCCGTTTACACGTCTTTGGAGGATGCCGCCGATCGGAACGTTAGTCTCAG GATCATTCAGCACTCTGGATTTTCTCCGGACTTTGATCAAGAGTCAGCTGACCTTGCTTCAGGAAGATCGAATGTACAGAATGTGACCTTGCTGCTTGGTGATTGGTGGGGATCTGGCATTGTCCATGCGAAAGTCTGGATATCTGATGGCAAGGACATGTATATTGGATCAGCTAATAATGATTGGAAATCTCTAACCCAG GTGAAAGAGGTTGGCATTTATCTTGTTGGCTGTCCTGATATAGCCAGAAGGCTCGAGATCTATTTTAACAACCTGTGGACACTTTCCTCTCTCAATTCAACAGCCTACACAAAGAATGTTTGGGATAAACAATGGCAAGCTAAAAGAAAAATGCCTTGCTGGTCACATTTCATCCGCAAAAAGGAGAGATGCAG GTCACCACTTCCTCTTTCTGTTGAGATTCCTCACGTGAATGGCTATCCAGCCTTGTCAGATCCCTTTATGTTCCATATTCCATTTGAGACTCCAGGAACCAATTTTTCATCTACGTCACATCATTCAAGCTACCTTTCGTTTGCACCACCAGAG CTTTCATTTGGTAAGTTCCAGGCTGATGAACAAGGATGGGTGGAGACGATCAAATCTGTACGAtttggaggaattgttaggattagCACCATGGATTGGCTTGGTCAAtcacaatatctaaaacaaaCGGTCTACTGGCCCTCCCTCTCATCTGCAATATCAGAG GTTATTTTCTCCAAGCATGCAACAGTCAACATACTAGTAGCCTATTGGACACACTTTATTGAGAGCACAGATCAATATCTGAAGTCCCTCCTATACTCTAATGTTCTATGCCTATCTTCTAAGCGAAACCACTGTCGAGGTCAAGTTAATATCAAGTACTACAAGGTGCCTGGTTATGACAAAACTGGAGCTGCATTATCAAAGAAAAATGCTACTGGAAGTGTGTACCCTGGTTATACTCGTGTCAACCATGGCAAATATGCTGTCAGTGATGTTCGGGCACACATCGGAACCAGCAATCTTATATGGGATTACTTCTACACGACAGCAGGTGTCAGCTTTGGAACATACCATCCTGCCCTTGTAGGACAGTTGCAAGAGATATTCGATGCAGATTGGAACTCACCATATGCTGTTCCAGTTGAGCCATTACTATCTTCATATTAA